The following DNA comes from Cryobacterium psychrophilum.
CGGGGAACTCGGCATCGACGCCGCCGACGTCATCGTCACCGCTCTGGAGCAGATCTCGACCCGGGTCGCCCCGGACGACCTCGACCGGGCCGAACGCGCCCTGGTGGCGTCGGCGACGGGGGCGATCACCCCGGAGACCGAAGGACTCCCGGGTGCGGGGATCGCGTTCAGTGCCGACCTCATTCGGGCGCAGGCCCACGAATGGGCGGCGATGCTCGACCCTGATGGGGCGGCGCCGAGCGACGACAAGACGGCCGCGAAGAGCACGTTCGGGTTCGGGCTCCTGCGGGATGGGCTGTATCCGCTGCGCGGCGGCGTGACGCCCGACCTCCGCGGCGTGATGAACGGGGTGTTCAACACGTTCCTCAGTGCCCACGCGGCACCCGCGTTTCCGTCGGCGGAGGACCAGGCGCGCCTGGAGGCCGGGGAACTCATCCCCGGCGCCGAAGAAGCCGTCGACGACCGCACCGGCGGCGAGAAGTGCGCCGACATTCTGCGGGCGGTGTTCGAAAAGACCGCCCGAGACCCGAAAACCCCGACCATGGGCGGCGCGGCGCCCGTCGTGATGGTGCACGTGAACGCCCGCGACCTGAAGAACGGTCGCGGCGTCGGCTGGATCGACGGCGTGGACGCCCCGATCAGCCTTCGCAGCGTAAACCAGCGGCTGTGCGCGGGCGGCTACCAGCAGGTCATCATCGGCGACGACGGCCACGTACTGCACCTCGGAGCGAAGGAACGCTTCTTCAGCCCCGCCCAGCGCCGCGCGATCGCCGCCCGCGACGGCGGCTGCGTCATCCCCGGCTGCAAAATCGCGGCCGCCTGGTGCGAGGTGCACCACGTGATCCCGTGGCAATCTCAGGGAAAGACCGACGTGGAAAACGGTGTGCTGCTGTGCTGGTTCCACCACCACACCATTGACACCGCCGGGTGGGACATCCAGATGATCAACGGCCGGCCTCACCTGCGCGGCCCGGTGCTCTTCGACCCCACCCGAACCTGGCGACCCGCCGCCGCACACCGCGCCAACACACCCAGCAGTGACCCGCCGTGGCTCAGATCGAAGCAGTGAAGAGCGCGGAGCAGTTGCACCCTACGGCCCGCCCCGGACAGACTTGCCGAACCAACAGCGGAGGCAAACGCTTCGCTCGCCGCCGGTCTTAGAAGGGCACGCCGCAGACCAGCGCTGCGTTGGCGTAGGGCGTCGCCTCACCGGTGCGAATGAACAGGGCAGCCGTCTTGGATAGCTCTTTCACATCGACATGGCTTCGAAGCTCGATATTGTCGAATCGGCTCGTGAGCCAGTGCTCCGCCACCGTCGACCGAATCTCCTCCGCAGCGACGCACCGTTCAAACACGGCCTCCTCAAGCAGAGCATCGAGCACCTGCTCAAACCGGGGAACGCCATGCACGAGGGCGAGGTCGATGACCGTGACCCCGGCCGGTATCGGCAGGCCACAATCGGCCACGATCACGACGTCAAGGTGACCCAGGCGGCTGATCGCCGCGTTCAGGTCGGCATTCAGAATTCCGCGGCGCTTCATGCCGCCACCTCCGGAAGAACG
Coding sequences within:
- a CDS encoding HNH endonuclease signature motif containing protein: MFTTVKSGAEMVALLLQAGELVTAALAGVQFSLLDDDDALSVMGALEAVGRRVDGGRISSAANVGFRADSGLGHDSLAWKNGCRGKFELITGVTRISSSEAKRRMRLGGTITGVSSATSGLVGQVMPVRHPAVAESLAAGELGIDAADVIVTALEQISTRVAPDDLDRAERALVASATGAITPETEGLPGAGIAFSADLIRAQAHEWAAMLDPDGAAPSDDKTAAKSTFGFGLLRDGLYPLRGGVTPDLRGVMNGVFNTFLSAHAAPAFPSAEDQARLEAGELIPGAEEAVDDRTGGEKCADILRAVFEKTARDPKTPTMGGAAPVVMVHVNARDLKNGRGVGWIDGVDAPISLRSVNQRLCAGGYQQVIIGDDGHVLHLGAKERFFSPAQRRAIAARDGGCVIPGCKIAAAWCEVHHVIPWQSQGKTDVENGVLLCWFHHHTIDTAGWDIQMINGRPHLRGPVLFDPTRTWRPAAAHRANTPSSDPPWLRSKQ
- the rbsD gene encoding D-ribose pyranase, which codes for MKRRGILNADLNAAISRLGHLDVVIVADCGLPIPAGVTVIDLALVHGVPRFEQVLDALLEEAVFERCVAAEEIRSTVAEHWLTSRFDNIELRSHVDVKELSKTAALFIRTGEATPYANAALVCGVPF